GCTGACGCAAAATGCCAAGATGGCAAATTGCGTCTGTTTCGAAAGGCGTTGAAATCTGAGCTTTCTTCTGATGGAAATGAGAAACCTGATTATTTGATCGTTTTCCTTCATAGGTCATCTACCCTTTTCGTGATCTCATATTTGGGCGTAACTTTTTAATACTAAGTAAAATCAAAACGATTGATATAGTGATATATGAAATGATCAACCCTATACCCAGGTGCATATCTATTCCAGTCACATTCTTCAATTCCATTGCTGCACCAGGCTCAAACAGAGCTAGCATGACACCAAAGGGATTAAACATGGCGATAAAGTATGGAAGTGGGTTTGACTGTGCTCCAGTTGCTCCATATTGCGTAAAACTAATTGTGAACATGGTAATAATTGCTGTTCCCGCAGCAAGGAAAAATGCTACACCATACGTACATACCATCGCTACAATCGTTTTCCGTATTAGCGTGGAGAAGAAAACGCCAATACTTCCCAAAGTAGCCATAGAGAGCAAATAAACACCGAAAGTCAATATCAGTAGCTTTGGTGAAATTCCACCAAATAAAAATACGATGCTATATAACGGCAAGCTCGAGATTACAATTAATAATAAAAATGATAGGGATGACACCAGCTTGCTGATAATGATACTTGTAGAAGATTGCTGTGTGGTCAAAAGAATGTTCAATGTCTGTTTTTCCCGCTCACTGCTTATGATTCCAGCTGTCAATCCAGGGGTCATAAAGAAGATTAAAGCCAACTGCACAAAAGCTAAGATCATGAACATGTTTTTACTGTTTTCTGCCCGGAACATACCCATCGTGTTGAATCTAGTTTCCATGTAAATATAAAATAAGGCGATTAATCCTAGCACACCTAGGTAGAATAATATCCCCAAGAAGCTTTTGAAACTCCTGAAGCGTAACTTGAACTCTTTATTTAACATGGGGTTGATAAGTTGAGCTTTCATTATTCCACACCCTTTGTAATTTCTAAGAAGATATCTTCCAGGTTCGATTCTTCTTGACTTAAACTAAGAATCATCAAACCAGAATCTAATGCTTTCTTTAACAAATCAACTTGTTCCTCGTCGGTCCCTTCAAATGAGAAGGAGAGGAGATTTTCTCGTTGTTCGCTTAGTTGAATGTTGGAAACACTAGGTATATCTTCAAAAAACCTGATGGCTTTATCAATATCTTTAAGAATGAGTACTTTCAGGACCTTATTGGCTTGAAGTTGTTGATGGATTTCTTCCACTCTTCCTGTAGCAACAAGCTTCCCGCCATTAATGACGCCAATTTCGTCACACATCTCCGCAAGTTCTGGCAGGATATGAGAAGAAATCATGATGGTTTTCCCCATGCTTTTCAATTCCCTCAATATTTCCCTCATTTCAATCCTTGCCCTTGGATCCAGTCCTGATGCCGGTTCATCCAAAATTAATACTTCCGGGTCGTGAATCAATGCTCTTGCAAGACAAAGACGTTGCTTCATCCCCCTTGACAACACATCTACGTAAGCATCTTTCTTATCTGTCAGATTTACAAGCTCTAGAAGCTGAGGAATCAGCTTCTGTCTTTCTTCTAAAGGAATTCCATAACTTGCTCCATAAAAGTCCAAATATTCATCTGTTTTGAACTGGTCATAAACCCCAAAGAAATCAGGCATATACCCAATATACTTCCGAACCATTTTTGGATTTTTCGTCACATCATATCCGTTTACAAAAGCAGTCCCGGATGTAGGTGCAAGAAGGGTAGATAGGATGGAAAATGTGGTAGATTTTCCAGCTCCATTGTGTCCGACAAACCCAAATACTGTACCTTTATCAACCTTTAAATTTAACGAATCCAATGCTGTAAATTTACCATATTTTTTTGTAAGATTAATGGTCTCTATCATTCTTTTAACGCTCCTTCTACCTGTACTCCCGGTACTTGTATATCTCTGTCATAATTATTTGGTATCGTTACACGAACTGTTATACTCCCCTGTTCATCGAAATAATCAGCGAGGTTTCCTTCCAAAGTGACAGATCCTTTATTTTCAAGAAGTTCCGCTTCTCTCGTCTTTTGATTGAATATAAAGTATTCTACGTTACCGTCTCTTGTACGAAGTTTTAGTTTTACTTCCTTTAATTCATCTTTCGTCATATCCACCATATCAGGAAGGTTGTAGATAAAGTCATACGTCCCGCCACCAAGGTATACATATGGCTCGCCGAAATCCAGTCCGTTATGATGGACCATGCCTGTTTCACCTTCTGTCACTGCAAGGTTAGGAGACAAATGTTCTTCTGTAAAACTAAAGCTTCCTCCACCTGAATTAGTGATTGTAACTGGTAAAACCACAAGATGAGAGGCGTTTGATTTTCCGGATTTACCGTCCACCTTCGTCCCCATTACTCCTTCTGTTACATAACCAACCAATAAAGGTTGAGAGGCGATAGAGAAAATATCTTTTCTATTGACAAGTAAGTCCAGCATTTGGAACTTTTTGTAGTCTTCAAGTTCATCTTTTTCAATTTGATTAGCTCCAGGACCTTGATTATAATAACTTTGGAAATTCGGAAATGCCTTAGTAGCAGAAGTGCTGCTTGGAGCAGTCAAAGCATTGGCAATGTTCCCCCCAGACACCTCATATTCCAGTTTTACGGATTCACCTGCTTTAATATCTCCAAGTGCTTCAGAGTCGCGACCTGATAAAAGAAAAGCATCCTTTAACTCATACTGCATCTGATTGGATATGGTACCTTGTACTTTGCCGTCTTTTATAGAAAGGGCATGATCTATTTTCCCTAGTGACAAGGCATTAACGTTACCAATACTTGTACGCGTTGACCAATACTCCACATCATTGAAAGTGATTTCTGTCCCTTTAGATAAAGAACTGACGTATGCATAGTTCTTCATTAATTCGAAATTGTCATTATAACCGTATGTCATCGGGAAAAGCGTTGTATTTTCTCCCGTTTCCATTTTGTAATCGCCGCCACTATTAGTAAGAATGCTAGCTACTCCATAGCCACTGGCAGTTGCCGTCTCATTGTCCAAAAGAAGTATACTTGCTTCATTCACTTGTGTTCCTGAAATTCTGTCCTTCGCACCAATTCCGAAGACAGCAATACTTGTAAAGATAGCTACAGTTGGAATAATCCACCATGCCTGTTCACGTTTGTCTGTTCTTTTCAAAATAATATACAGAACCGGAATTACTAAGATTAAATATATTGCAAACGCTCCTATTAAAAGTGGTACCGAAACGATAGAACCTGGAAACGCTTCGCCTATGGGACTTAATTGGTGACTTAGTTCTTCCATGACAGGCATTTTATGGTAGTTCGGACTCTTGGATGTAACCTTTTGAAGAACGCTCCCCCACCAAGTATTTATTTCACTCCATTCTCCAAAAAGAGGAGAAGCCAAGTTACTTGCTATTTGGGTCACTGTTCCCGTCCCTGCGTTCATCATAAGAACAAGCGGCGTATTTCCATCCTTTGTCAATACAGTTGTATCTTCTATTAATAGATCACCAGTGAATACAGGAAGATCTGGAAAACTACTTTCTTTATTCAATTTTAAAAGGGATGTTTCATCTGTAGGATCTAAAAGCTGAAACTCCTGCAGTTCCCCTAAATCTTGACTAAGGCCTACCTTTGTATCAAACATCAAAGAACCACCGTTATTTACCCAGTCTTTAATAGCTTGTTGCTGCTGAGCTGTAAGTGTGGCCAGTGGGAAATCGTGAACCAAAAGAATATCAAACATTTCCAGTCCATATGATTCATTGGGAATGTTCTCACTGCCGATGTTTAGCAATTCCATACTTTCATTTTGATACTTTACTAGTTTCAAGAAGTTGACGGCATCATGTTTATTGCTGAGTACTCCTAGTACCACTCTGTTATCTCCGATATATCTTGGTTGAGCATTTGCATTACCTTTTATCTTTACTTCTTTTCCTTTTTCTACTCCGCCTTCATAAAAACTGACAAAGTTATTCCTTGTCCCTGAGTAGTTATAAGACATATGATCAGAGGTCCCTTTAACTGCTAGTTCCAACGTTTTGGATCCTCCTGCTTCTAACTCAACCGGAATGACATAACTTCCGGACATATTATATGTAGGGCTTGAGAATACGACGATATCACCTTTAATCGCATCCCCTTTATTCACCACTTCAATCCTGATCGGATGACCCTTGCCCATTTGAACTTTGTTATCTACACCGAATTCCACTTTCACTTCCAAGTTTGTTTCTGCGCTTGAAAATGACGGATATAAAAATAGACCGATCACCATCAATAACAAACATTTTTTAACTAACAACAATGCTTTCACATTTTTTCCCCCTAAATGTAACAAACTCTCTTCTCTATATTTAAATAACTATCTCTTAGACGTACCCTTATAGGAAAAAGTTTCAAATTTAATAAAAAAGAAGGGATTTTGTCCCTTCTTTTAATCCATCACGCCGGTGCGTAAGATTTCGACATCAATTTTCACTTTAAACTCTGCGTTCTGATAATGTTCTCTCCATTCCTCTTTGCTGAATGAGTCATACCCTACTTCTGCTCGATAATAATTACCAAATCCAATAGGATCTGCGCCCATCTCTTTGCTTTTATTGAGTACCTCTATTAATTGCCCTTCCATGTCTTTTCCTATAGTCTCTTCCATTCTCTTTATGGCTTCGGGATTACCTAAATCATAGTTTTCTGATATCTCTTGCATTCGGGTTTTTATTTTAATGGTTATTGAAAATGATGGGGTTTGTTTATC
This window of the Sutcliffiella horikoshii genome carries:
- a CDS encoding ABC transporter permease produces the protein MKAQLINPMLNKEFKLRFRSFKSFLGILFYLGVLGLIALFYIYMETRFNTMGMFRAENSKNMFMILAFVQLALIFFMTPGLTAGIISSEREKQTLNILLTTQQSSTSIIISKLVSSLSFLLLIVISSLPLYSIVFLFGGISPKLLILTFGVYLLSMATLGSIGVFFSTLIRKTIVAMVCTYGVAFFLAAGTAIITMFTISFTQYGATGAQSNPLPYFIAMFNPFGVMLALFEPGAAMELKNVTGIDMHLGIGLIISYITISIVLILLSIKKLRPNMRSRKG
- a CDS encoding ABC transporter ATP-binding protein codes for the protein MIETINLTKKYGKFTALDSLNLKVDKGTVFGFVGHNGAGKSTTFSILSTLLAPTSGTAFVNGYDVTKNPKMVRKYIGYMPDFFGVYDQFKTDEYLDFYGASYGIPLEERQKLIPQLLELVNLTDKKDAYVDVLSRGMKQRLCLARALIHDPEVLILDEPASGLDPRARIEMREILRELKSMGKTIMISSHILPELAEMCDEIGVINGGKLVATGRVEEIHQQLQANKVLKVLILKDIDKAIRFFEDIPSVSNIQLSEQRENLLSFSFEGTDEEQVDLLKKALDSGLMILSLSQEESNLEDIFLEITKGVE